CATCTGGAAAACCAACCTCTCCCCACTTTGCGAGCCTTCTCATGACACCACGGCCACGCCACATTTCCCCTCCCAAATACCTCTTCGTGCTGCTGCGTCACGGCGAATCGGAAGGCAACGCCCGCAACGTGCACCAGGGGCAGGCCGACTTCCCCCTGACCGAAGCCGGGCGCGAGCAAGCGCGCCGCCTGGCCCAGGCCTGGGCTGCAAAAGGCGTCACCTTCGACGGCATCATCGCCAGCCCGCTGAAGCGCGCCGCGGAGACGGCACGCATTGTAGCCGAGGCGCTGGGCTTCCCCAGCGAGGCCATCGTCTACGATGCAATATGGAAAGAACGCGACAAAGGCGTTTTCACCGGCCAGCCCTTCCACCAAACTGCGGCCAGCCCGGCCTCGCTTTACCACCCGGTGGGCGAAACCGGTGAAAGCATTTGGGAAGTGTATCAGCGCGCCACCGAAGCCCTGCGACGGCTGCTGGCCAACCCGCCGGGGCGCTACCTGGTGGTCTCGCACGGCGGCATCACCAACCTGGTCATCCATGCCATCCTGGGCATTCCACCCCAGCCCTACCCGCATACGCCGAGTTTCCGCTTCCCCAACGCCGGCTACATCGTCTTCTCTTACCGCCCCGAACCCCACCGCTGGCACATCCTCGGCCTGTGCCACCGC
The sequence above is drawn from the Chloroflexota bacterium genome and encodes:
- a CDS encoding histidine phosphatase family protein, with translation MHLRVAPAQHHHRGAGGRARHRRHGRGISGLARGLPGCRVPARPQQGHCQHRDNPKRLLSLHFHHGGDYNTAAAQGKVVLSSGKPTSPHFASLLMTPRPRHISPPKYLFVLLRHGESEGNARNVHQGQADFPLTEAGREQARRLAQAWAAKGVTFDGIIASPLKRAAETARIVAEALGFPSEAIVYDAIWKERDKGVFTGQPFHQTAASPASLYHPVGETGESIWEVYQRATEALRRLLANPPGRYLVVSHGGITNLVIHAILGIPPQPYPHTPSFRFPNAGYIVFSYRPEPHRWHILGLCHRPEEGEFPCV